CCCTACACTGTTACGTAGCTCAATGCTGGCGCCAAGGAATTTTGGGACAAGGCTCTAGCATCGGTGGTGTGCCACCTCGAGATAGGGGAGTTGCACATCAGGAGCAGAGCTACTACGTTGTTGGTACCAGGTGCGACCGCATCTGAAAGAATCCATAATCACTTATCACATCTGAATTTTCACCATGTTTACTTGAATATTCTATGTATACTGAAGTGGCGCACCCCCTTGTATTTGTGTCTAGCTCTTCCCAGCGCATGGGGTGAGGACATGGCATGATGGGAGGGGGAGTAAGGAGGGGTGTTGACTAAAGCGTGTGCTTGTCCATCTCCACCCTAACAAGTGACAAGTAGGCCTATGTCGGCATGGTATGACATGGTGGGGAAAACGCTATGCAAAACCATACAAGACCATTATTTGAACATGTTTGTAAAAATGAAGGTGCTTGATTTTTTAGTTAGGAGATTAGTAGTTCACTTGCAATAGATTGGGGTAGCGTATAGTTTTTCCCTCGGATGGTATAAGTAGTCTATCAATTTTAGTGTAGTCGGACCAAATGATGGTTCAAAAAATTCATCACTACGCTTGTCCAGCAATTTGACAAATACACCAGCGTATAATATTTGGCGTCACGTGATAAGTTCTTCTGTATCTTTTTAGTGCCTGATAATATTATTACGATATTACAGTGCCTTGCTCCGCTAGTATACAACAAAATTACCTAATTTTTTTAGATCTAAATGTAAGAGACCATTTTAAATAGAGGAAAGCATATCTCTCCTGGGCTAAGCTCGAGGGAGGGCATCTTAGACTCCGGTGACCGCCACCATGGGGAGCTCACGGTAGATCCGCCTGTACGTGGTCCGTGGCGGCTACAGGCAAGCGTGGCTCGGCtctatggcggcggcggcggacagaggGCGGCAGACGATGAGCGACGGCTTTGGCAGCAGCCAGCAAAGTGGACTTTTTCCAGGTGAAATTGAAGAACCGAAGCAGgttcgggtggcggcggcgtcttgACGTCGCTTTCCTCTTGAGGTGCCGTTTTGGAGTCCTTGGATGACGGTACCCGTTCAGCTTGGAGGGATGACAGTTTCAGTGTAATGCCAGTGTGCATGGTAGAGATTGACTAAGTGCGTTTCTACGTGACAGGAAACAGTTGGCCGTGGAACAGGATCATCCTAACTTTTAAAGTTTCTAAGAAAATGATAGATGGGAGGGATTAGTTGCTGCACAAGGCCCATGGCTAGGTGGAAGTAAGAGCATAGAAGAAGTTTGAAGTTTAGTCTTTTTAGCTTTCTTTCTTACTGGCTtgctttcttattttctttgaccCTCGTGTTGAGACGTGAAGTCTAAATACTCATGTACCTCCGGACTAGGTGGTCAGATTTGTTTATTTGTGGTCGTAGACATTTACTGGTGAACGTTCCACGTCGGATAATTTTCTTAATTAAAAAAGACAACTACAATATAGAAACACGAGATACTTATCTATAGTTCTATACCCACGGGGTTTTTATAAGTTACATCCTTTCCGTGACACACCAAACAATCTCAAAGCCAGCCGTCTCGGTCGCATAGAGCAGTGCGCCACTTTTGACCGTTACCCAGACCATCTGCCTGCATGGCAGCAAGCGAAGGATCGCGTAATTACCGTGCGCTTTGGGCCATAATTAATCCACCCCTAACCTTCTTTATCCGGACCAGCGTCATCGAGCTCAGCTCGCAAAGCACCAGCAGCCAGCCAAAAGCGCCCAACCCCCTCCACGCATTCCGCCGTGCGAGCTAGACTACCCACGACACGCcaccctcccccctccctcacACCCGGGAGGGCCCCCACCCACCCCGCTTGTCCTCCGCTCCCCTCTTGAAGAGCGTGCCCCGCCTCATAAATAAACGTCGAGGAAACCGAGCAAAGCGAAGGAAAGCTGCCGCTGTGCCTCCCTGCTGCTACCGCCccccgccgcggaggaggcgaaTCAAACCACCGGGCCGGGGGAAATAAAGGAGGCCGCGGTCGCGGAATCCCCCTGTTCCCCAGCGGCGAGGCCCCCCTCACCCCGTGCTCGCCCGATTCGATTCGGTTCGGTTCGGCGGCGATGCGGATCCCGCGGCGGaagggcggggcggggccgctCGCGGTCGGGGTGCCCAGCAGGCGGGCGCAGGTGGCCGCGGTCTTcgcgctcgccgcgctgctGGGGGTATCCGTGCTCTACGACAGCGCGCACATCGCCGCCTCGCTGcggaggcacggcggcggcccgaGGGCGTACGCCAAGCTCTCCtccgacgacgccgccgccgtctccagcGCCGCGAGGGTGAGCGCCCACTGCTCCTGGTCCTGCTATCTTCTCCCGGTCGGTCGGTAGGTTGGTTGCTGGCGGCTCTAAGCTAGACCTACTCACCTACCTGGTGCTGGTTTCTGTTTCCGCgtgcaggaggaggcggcggcggcggccgtggaggcggcaagcgcgcgcgcgccgcccgcgaAGGGAGCGGAGTCGGCGCCGGTGGAGGGCACGGATCGGCCCGAACCGCCCCCGCACCAGCAGCAGGTGGAGAAGGCGGAGGTTGAGGCGGTGGCTAAGCCCGGAGCGACGGCGGGGAGCTCGCTGCAGGACGCGCCGCTGATCGAGGAGGTGGTGCAATCAGGCGGAGCGGCCCAGGGCGGCGGCTCCGCGCAGGAGGAGCGGCAGGAAGGGACGTGCGACCTGTACAAGGGCCACTGGGTGTACGACGAGACCCGCGCGCCGATTTACAAGGAGTCCGGCTGCAGCTTCCTCACGGAGCAGGTCACCTGCACGCGCAACGGCCGCCGCGACGACGACTACCAGAAGTGGCGCTGGCAGCCCGACGGCTGCGACCTCCCCAGGtacgtggcggcggccgcctcccccttgcttccttgcttgcttgccACTGCATTTCCTTCCCTTTCTCTTTTCCCCTTTCCACAGCTACGGTATACGTGTATCTCTACACGTATACGTGTACTCACATACGGCCCGGCGCGCGTAGTTGGTTTTGGTTGGGTGGGTGCGTGCGCGCTTTCGCTCGCAGACTGGAAAGCGGGGGTGGCTGCGTGCTCCGCATGGGCGGCTGCGTGCAGCCAGATCACTTCGCGCTTTCTTTTTTGTTCGAGAGCCGCGTCAGTTGAGCGGATCCGTGTCTGCATCTGGGGGGCTGCAGGGGTCTTTTGGTCTTATTTTTCTTGTTGCGGTCTGTGTGGACGTGGTGATGCGCACAACTTGTTTGGCGGATGCGCAATTGCGCAAGGAGTACAGGTGTATTGGCTACCTCATCTTGTTCGATTCCATGTTTGGTACCATTGCTAACTACAAAATACTACCCCATTGCCCAACGTGTCATGGTTGTAGCGAGTTAGTGACAACAACTAGTTAGTGCAGATGAAAAAACAACAAAGTAGTTCCAGCATTGCCAGCATTTCACAGGTAGCCTTGTCAAGATGTAACCCTTTCATCTTACTGTTGCAATGGCTGTCCATGATCATGCTTAGTTTTTGCGTAGTTCTGTCCTTGTTGTTAGTAGCCTTAGAAGTTTCATCAATGCAAGTAGCTGTGCAGGGTTGCCCTGCATCAAGACTGCAGAGTACGTTAGGTGAAGTTGATCTGTTGAAGCTTGTACTCATTAGCTGTGTTTCTTGGCAACTAAGATTTGTATATCAGGGTACTTTTAATTTGTTAGGTGCTATAATTGATGAGAAAAAGAGACCGCACTCATATCAGCTATGGTCTTTCTTTGAATAGATTAAGCAATTTATTGGTTGATAGTGAAGTTCCGTTTGTTAGAGAAAGTTGTTGAGTGGGGAAGTAACAGGTTTGGAATCTCAAAAAAACAAGTGGGAGTTGTTGCATGACATGGCATCAACTTCTAGTTCTAACTAACTTCTAACGATTATTTGCATTTCTAATTTTTTGTCGCTAAATTGGTGAATGACTTCATACTAAATCAGTAATCAAAACACGAGCTAAACTAATAATTGAGCAATACTTTTATATACTCCAGAACCTTTCAGAGGTTAGGGTTGGGCTCACATTTATCGCATCGAGTACAAGTAGTTACACTCACATCACAGTTTATTAAATGTTAGTTTATTTGTTTTCACATGCATGCAGCTACAAACTGTTGAGCTTACTCACAGTATTATCTACTTCATATATTTTGGTAATGCATTTCTTAAATATGTAGTGCATGCTCTTTGATCCAATATGTCCCCTGTTACATGTTACGAGAACTTTGAAACAGAGGAAATTTATCAGAAAGTTAGACTCCACATTTAGATGCACCGATTAGTAGCCACTGGTGAATCTGGACACAACTGGTGCCATAACTACTTCCTGGAATTCACAGTTTACCATCCTACTGAAACCAGAGAAACCTTTTGTGCATCCGGTTGAATGATTGTAGAGTTTTTACTTTCATGTCTGTTGTACTGTTCTATGACAAGTGAGTTTTGTTGCATGTGCAGTGTTGTCTATTCTATGACAAGTGAGTTTTGTTGCATGTTCAATGTCCCCACCATGGGATCATGGCAGTATATTTCAAGTTGGAGAGAAGTTACTATACATCACTCATGTAAATGAATTGCGGTGTTTTTTGATGTGGGCCTTCCTGGCTTGAAGTTACTGTACATCACTCATGCATTTAATTATCGTCATTAATTGATCTAGTGGATGTTAAACTTTATAAAAGACGCTGATGAAAAACCATGGATAGATTTGTGGCTCAACCAGAGTGTTGTGAAAACTCACTTGACAAATCTTGTCAAATGCATGTTTCCCTAAGAAAAATCTTCAAAGTAGATTCATGTGTATCTTGTGCATACCTTGTCATGAAACTGATGGGTGTTTTTGACAATTTTGTTACAGATTTGATGCTAAGTTGCTTCTGGAGAAGCTAAGGAACAAAAGATTGATGTTTGTGGGGGATTCTCTGAATCGGAACCAGTGGGAGTCCATGGTGTGCCTGGTCCAGGCAGAGGCTCCATGGGACAAAAAGTCACTTGTTAAGAATGGTTCTCTGAATGTGTTCCATCTTCAGGTAAGTACATACTTAACATATGCACATCAACTAGTGGAATCATCATTGAAGATCTAGCTGGAATCAGCCTTATAAAATGGTGTTTGTCGTAATAAATCACACTACCAGCCTCAATAATTAAGTAAAAGGATAACAATGTTCAATTTTTTATGCCGAGTTTTTTTCTCTATCATCACCTACGAATCTTATGTTTTTTTGATAAAATATGAACCTTATGGTTAATCCGGTACTAATAATTTACTTGGGATGTTTCAGGAATACAATGCAACAGTTGAGTTCTACTGGGCTCCTTTCCTAGTTGAGTCAAACTCAGATGATCCAGACATTCATAGCATCAGTGACCGCATGATCAAGCCAACATCAATCGCGAAGCATGCAGCAAACTGGGAAGGGGTGGACTACTTGATCTTCAACACTTACATTTGGTGGATGAACACACCACAGATGAAAACAGTGTAAGTATTTGCAGACATCAATCCAGCAATCCTCGTGAAGAATGAAAACAGTTTGTGTGACCAACAGACCAACCTTAGGAGTGATGGAAAATCTTTATGTTATGGATATGCTTGCCATTTTCCAATGCTTACGCATGCTACTTTTACTACAGGCATGGTGGATCTTTTTCAAGGAAGCATGTTAAGTATGATGAAGTAGAACGTGTCGTTGCATACCGAAAGGTCCTCAAGACATGGTCTAGATGGGTAGAAACGCACATAGATCCTAAGAGAACAACAGTCTTATTCATGAGCGTGTCACCTGTACATATGCAGTAAGTATCCGCATCTTGATTCAAAATTCTCCCAGCATGCTGTTTGTTTCAAACTGTATGTTTCTGTAATGCTCTATTGTTGTTGCACAAATGTACTACTCTGAGGATGCTGGGTCTGAGCACTGATGACACATTCATTGTCTTGGTGCAGGAGTGAAGGTTGGGGCAGCCCTAATGCCGTAAAATGCTTCTCTGAGACACAGCCAGCAATCAATTACACGAAAAAACTGGAGGTGGGCACGGACTGGGATCTCTTTGCGACCGCACAGCGCGTGACGAGGTCGATGAAGAAAGTGCCGGTGCACTTCATCAACATAACTGCGCTGTCGGAGATCCGCAAGGACGCGCACACCTCTGTACACACGCTGCGTCAGGGGAAGCTGCTTACGGCGGAGCAGAAGGCGAACCCGAGGAAGTTCGCGGACTGCATCCACTGGTGCCTCCCTGGCGTGCCAGACACATGGAACGAGTTTGTGTATGGGCACATCATGTCGAGCCCACCGCAGCTCCAGATGCCCGAGGATCAACCTCACA
This sequence is a window from Setaria italica strain Yugu1 chromosome III, Setaria_italica_v2.0, whole genome shotgun sequence. Protein-coding genes within it:
- the LOC101758227 gene encoding protein trichome birefringence-like 28 yields the protein MRIPRRKGGAGPLAVGVPSRRAQVAAVFALAALLGVSVLYDSAHIAASLRRHGGGPRAYAKLSSDDAAAVSSAAREEAAAAAVEAASARAPPAKGAESAPVEGTDRPEPPPHQQQVEKAEVEAVAKPGATAGSSLQDAPLIEEVVQSGGAAQGGGSAQEERQEGTCDLYKGHWVYDETRAPIYKESGCSFLTEQVTCTRNGRRDDDYQKWRWQPDGCDLPRFDAKLLLEKLRNKRLMFVGDSLNRNQWESMVCLVQAEAPWDKKSLVKNGSLNVFHLQEYNATVEFYWAPFLVESNSDDPDIHSISDRMIKPTSIAKHAANWEGVDYLIFNTYIWWMNTPQMKTVHGGSFSRKHVKYDEVERVVAYRKVLKTWSRWVETHIDPKRTTVLFMSVSPVHMQSEGWGSPNAVKCFSETQPAINYTKKLEVGTDWDLFATAQRVTRSMKKVPVHFINITALSEIRKDAHTSVHTLRQGKLLTAEQKANPRKFADCIHWCLPGVPDTWNEFVYGHIMSSPPQLQMPEDQPHR